A single Numenius arquata chromosome 1, bNumArq3.hap1.1, whole genome shotgun sequence DNA region contains:
- the P2RY2 gene encoding P2Y purinoceptor 2, with product MANLTTPPAWTRVINSSLDPDGTGDNAYKCVFDEDFKYVLLPVSYGIVCVVGLFLNLLALYAFIFRIKTWNASTTYMFNLAVSDTLYVVSLPLLVYYYAMGDNWPFSVGLCKIVRFLFYTNLYCSILFLLCISIHRFLGICFPLKSLQWGHVRYARRVSVIVWVVTVVCQSPVLFFVTTSVKRDSITCHDTSSKELFGEFVIYSSVMLVLLFCIPFLIIIVCYCLMARRLLQPTRGISRLSRSKKKSVKMIIIVLVVFIVCFLPFHVTRTLYYSFRSWDLSCQTLNAINLAYKVTRPLASTNSCLDPVLYFLAGQRFMKFAGSKMPGKPQNEMALGIVPNNHLGTSDDTSSLSKEVKS from the coding sequence ATGGCAAACCTAACGACTCCTCCAGCCTGGACCAGAGTCATCAACAGCTCCTTGGACCCAGATGGCACAGGAGACAATGCCTACAAGTGCGTATTTGATGAGGACTTCAAGTATGTCTTGCTGCCCGTCTCCTATGGCATCGTGTGCGTGGTGGGGCTGTTTCTCAACCTGCTGGCCCTCTACGCCTTCATCTTCAGGATCAAGACCTGGAACGCCTCTACCACGTACATGTTCAACCTGGCCGTGTCCGACACGCTCTACGTGGTCTCCCTGCCCCTCCTGGTGTATTATTATGCCATGGGGGACAACTGGCCCTTCAGCGTGGGCTTGTGTAAGATAGTCCGCTTCCTGTTTTACACCAACCTCTACTGCAGCATCCTGTTCCTCCTCTGCATCAGCATCCATCGATTCCTGGGCATCTGCTTCCCGCTGAAGTCACTGCAGTGGGGACACGTTCGCTACGCCCGGAGGGTCTCGGTCATCGTGTGGGTGGTGACCGTCGTCTGCCAGTCGCCTGTGCTCTTCTTCGTCACCACCAGTGTGAAGCGTGACAGCATCACCTGCCACGACACTTCCAGCAAGGAGCTCTTTGGCGAGTTCGTCATTTACAGTTCAGTGATGCTGGTGCTGCTCTTCTGCATCCCTTTCCTCATCATCATCGTCTGCTACTGCCTAATGGCCCGCAGGCTGCTGCAACCAACACGGGGGATCTCCCGACTGTCCCGATCCAAAAAGAAGTCGGTCAAGATGATAATCATCGTCTTGGTGGTCTTCATcgtttgtttccttcctttccatgtCACTCGTACCTTGTATTACTCCTTCCGGAGCTGGGACTTGAGCTGTCAGACCCTCAATGCCATCAATTTAGCCTATAAGGTGACCCGTCCCCTGGCTAGCACTAACAGCTGCTTGGATCCCGTTTTGTATTTCTTAGCAGGACAACGATTTATGAAGTTTGCAGGCAGCAAAATGCCGGGGAAGCCTCAAAATGAAATGGCGCTGGGAATCGTGCCCAACAATCACCTGGGAACCAGTGACGACACAAGCTCGTTATCCAAGGAAGTGAAATCCtag